The genomic DNA CTTTTCTTATTGACATTGTGCTCATGCGCACATTATAATTGGCATCACTGGAGGAGTCAAGATATGGAAAAAACCAACGCGCTAAAAGAGGTGTCGGCAGAAAGGGGCAATTTCGCCTCGCCGGGGAGAAGGTTTCTGTCGGTGCAGAGTGTGGCAACCAGATGGAACGTCTCGGACAGCACAGTAAGAAGGCTGATCGATGAGGGGGAACTGAAAGGAATTAAAATAAGAAGGACATTCAAGATACTTGCCGAATCGGTAAGTGAATACGAATCGCGCTCTTCCTTCTGATTCCTGTCATGCTGAACAAATGGGGGGGTGAATCGGCAAAAGAGGCCACAACACCGATATGGGGACGGCTCAGGTGATTCAGTATCAACCCCCGCTTCAGACCTGTTGTTCAGAAGTGCTGAGGTTCCATTGAAAAGTTCCATATTATTGTTGCATCTTGAATCATG from Nitrospinota bacterium includes the following:
- a CDS encoding excisionase family DNA-binding protein — encoded protein: MEKTNALKEVSAERGNFASPGRRFLSVQSVATRWNVSDSTVRRLIDEGELKGIKIRRTFKILAESVSEYESRSSF